A single region of the Sorghum bicolor cultivar BTx623 chromosome 7, Sorghum_bicolor_NCBIv3, whole genome shotgun sequence genome encodes:
- the LOC110437355 gene encoding lactoylglutathione lyase: protein MATGSEASKPAEVPAETVLDWHKQDNKRMLHAVYRVGDLDRTIKYYTECFGMKLLRKRDIPEEKYTNAFLGFGPEDTNFAVELTYNYGVDKYDIGTGFGHFAIANEDVYKLAENIKSKGGKITREPGPVKGGSTVIAFAQDPDGYMFELIQRAETPEPLCQVMLRVGDLERSIKFYEKALGLKLLRKKDVPDYKYTIAMLGYADEDKTTVLELTYNYGVTEYSKGNAYAQVAIGTNDVYKSAEAVELATKELGGKILRQPGPLPGINTKIASFVDPDGWKVVLVDNTDFLRELH, encoded by the exons ATGGCAACTGGTAGTGAAGCCTCGAAGCCAGCTGAGGTGCCAGCTGAGACTGTGCTTGACTGGCATAAACAGGACAACAAGAGGATGCTCCACGCGGTTTACCGTGTCGGGGATCTGGACCGCACAATCAA ATACTACACGGAATGCTTTGGGATGAAACTGCTGAGGAAAAGGGATATTCCTGAAGAGAAGTACACCAACGCCTTCCTTGGCTTTGGACCAGAGGACACCAACTTTGCAGTTGAATTGACTTACA ACTATGGCGTTGACAAGTATGACATTGGAACGGGCTTTGGGCATTTTGCAATCGCTAATGAGGAT GTGTACAAGTTGGCTGAGAATATTAAATCCAAGGGTGGCAAGATCACCCGCGAACCTGGTCCTGTCAAGGGAGGATCCACTGTTATTGCCTTCGCACAGGACCCTGATGGCTACATGTTTGAGCTTATCCAGAGGGCTGAGACACCCGAGCCTCTTTGCCAGGTCATGCTTCGTGTTGGTGACCTTGAGCGTTCTATCAAGTTTTATGAGAAG GCCCTAGGTTTGAAGCTCCTAAGGAAGAAGGATGTACCTGATTACAAG TATACCATTGCCATGTTGGGCTATGCTGATGAGGACAAGACAACTGTTCTGGAGTTGACATACAACTATGGGGTCACAGAATACAGCAAGGGCAATGCATATGCTCAG GTTGCCATTGGCACCAACGATGTGTACAAGAGTGCTGAGGCGGTTGAGCTGGCGACCAAAGAACTAGGTGGCAAGATTTTGCGGCAGCCAGGGCCGCTACCTGGGATCAACACTAAGATAGCCTCTTTTGTTGATCCAGATGGCTGGAAAGTG GTTCTGGTTGACAACACCGACTTCCTCAGGGAACTCCACTGA